The proteins below come from a single Asanoa ferruginea genomic window:
- a CDS encoding glycosyltransferase family 2 protein, with the protein MRAGIDILMITYDRPEYVRLSLPHLLDTCTDDARVWLWHNGSDAATLAAVEEFRHDPRVHRFHHSPTNAGLREPTNWLWAESTGAYLSKVDDDCLPDKSWLEVLRKAHEDVPEFGVIGTWRFPDSDVHQDLVDRKLASYAGGHQLMRNHWVQGSGYLLKREMVERTGPLADDDSFSSWCLKAAALGFVNGWIYPFLPEDHLDDPRSPRTIYHTDEEFMARRPLSAQKTGVRTVAEWTEQMRRSAYVVQAASLDLREYSGWRRRGRALQKRVRRAITGRAPW; encoded by the coding sequence ATGCGTGCCGGCATCGACATCCTGATGATCACGTACGACCGGCCGGAGTACGTCCGGCTGTCGCTTCCGCACCTGCTCGACACCTGCACCGACGACGCCCGGGTCTGGCTCTGGCACAACGGGAGCGACGCGGCGACGCTGGCCGCCGTCGAGGAGTTCCGGCACGACCCGCGGGTGCACCGGTTCCACCACAGCCCGACCAACGCCGGGCTGCGCGAGCCGACCAACTGGCTCTGGGCCGAGTCGACCGGCGCCTACCTGAGCAAGGTCGACGACGACTGCCTGCCCGACAAGTCGTGGCTCGAGGTGCTCCGCAAGGCACATGAAGACGTGCCCGAGTTCGGGGTGATCGGCACCTGGCGGTTCCCCGACTCCGACGTGCACCAGGACCTGGTCGACCGCAAGCTGGCCAGCTACGCCGGCGGCCACCAACTCATGCGCAACCACTGGGTGCAGGGCAGCGGCTACCTGCTCAAGCGCGAGATGGTCGAGCGCACCGGCCCGCTGGCCGACGACGACTCGTTCAGCAGTTGGTGCCTCAAGGCGGCCGCGCTCGGCTTCGTCAACGGCTGGATCTACCCGTTCCTGCCGGAAGACCACCTCGACGACCCGCGCAGCCCGCGCACGATCTACCACACCGACGAGGAGTTCATGGCCCGCCGGCCGCTCTCCGCGCAGAAGACCGGCGTCCGCACCGTCGCCGAGTGGACCGAGCAGATGCGTCGCTCGGCCTACGTCGTCCAGGCCGCCTCGCTCGACCTCCGCGAATACTCCGGGTGGCGGCGACGGGGCCGGGCGCTGCAGAAGCGGGTCCGCCGCGCGATCACCGGGCGCGCGCCGTGGTGA
- a CDS encoding O-antigen ligase family protein, protein MQTYLSARRTATVYDGVTPSVIEFRDATAWVSLTIFAMYFFPARLIFPPLTTLGRPGVVVGLLLFVWWGLTRFHPSLVTRGQQPMRWALAFYFVTLAASYIAGQARGLDPLEANQADRTVLLGFAAGGILLAACDGVLTRERIDTVLRWLCYGSVVMALFAFTQFAFRQDFTGYLKLPPILQFQRDLVGFDDRGGGGLVRVAGTAGHYIEFSVLMVVALVIAIHYARFAATRRERQIFAGIAMIVAGVIPISLSRTGVLALAAAILLLILVWPLRTTFNVLVAGVFLTAIIQVGKPGLLGALKSLLFAGESDPSVQGRLEDYEYVAPFIKERPWFGRGVGTWLPSLYQLLDNQWLGTLVTTGIVGVVGLGALFLTGVVVAARVRRFAKTDSDRDLAAVLAVAIGVMAVSAFTFDALFFSTYLFTMHLLLGLAGAMWRLTRAQRLN, encoded by the coding sequence GTGCAGACCTACCTATCCGCTCGTCGCACCGCGACCGTCTACGACGGCGTAACGCCCAGCGTCATCGAGTTCCGGGATGCCACCGCGTGGGTCAGCCTGACCATCTTCGCGATGTATTTCTTCCCGGCGCGGCTGATCTTCCCGCCGCTCACCACGCTGGGCCGCCCCGGCGTGGTGGTCGGGCTGCTGCTGTTCGTCTGGTGGGGGCTGACCCGCTTCCACCCGTCCCTGGTCACCCGCGGCCAGCAGCCGATGCGCTGGGCGCTGGCGTTCTACTTCGTCACCCTGGCCGCGTCCTACATCGCCGGCCAGGCCCGCGGCCTCGACCCGCTGGAAGCCAACCAGGCTGACCGCACGGTGTTGCTGGGCTTCGCCGCCGGCGGCATCCTGCTGGCCGCCTGCGACGGCGTGCTCACCCGTGAGCGGATCGACACGGTGCTGCGCTGGCTCTGCTACGGCTCCGTGGTGATGGCGCTGTTCGCGTTCACCCAGTTCGCCTTCCGCCAGGACTTCACCGGCTACCTCAAGCTGCCGCCGATCCTCCAGTTCCAGCGCGACCTGGTCGGCTTCGACGACCGCGGTGGCGGCGGCCTGGTCCGGGTGGCCGGCACCGCCGGGCACTACATCGAGTTCAGCGTGCTGATGGTGGTCGCGCTGGTGATCGCGATCCACTACGCCCGGTTCGCGGCGACCCGGCGGGAGCGGCAGATCTTCGCCGGCATCGCGATGATCGTCGCCGGTGTCATCCCGATCTCGCTGTCCCGCACCGGCGTGCTCGCCCTCGCGGCCGCGATCCTGCTGCTGATCCTGGTCTGGCCGCTGCGAACGACGTTCAACGTGCTGGTGGCCGGGGTCTTCCTGACCGCGATCATCCAGGTCGGCAAGCCCGGCCTGCTCGGCGCGCTGAAGTCGCTGCTGTTCGCGGGCGAGAGCGACCCGAGCGTCCAGGGCCGGCTGGAAGACTACGAATACGTCGCGCCGTTCATCAAGGAACGGCCCTGGTTCGGCCGCGGCGTCGGCACCTGGCTGCCCTCGCTCTACCAACTCCTCGACAACCAGTGGCTCGGCACGTTGGTGACCACCGGCATCGTCGGCGTGGTCGGCCTCGGCGCGCTGTTCCTGACCGGCGTCGTGGTCGCCGCCCGGGTCCGCCGGTTCGCCAAGACCGACAGCGACCGCGACCTGGCCGCCGTGCTCGCCGTCGCGATCGGCGTGATGGCGGTGTCCGCGTTCACCTTCGACGCGCTCTTCTTCTCCACCTACCTGTTCACGATGCACCTGCTGCTCGGCCTGGCCGGCGCGATGTGGCGGCTCACCAGGGCACAACGGCTGAATTGA
- a CDS encoding glycosyltransferase family 4 protein, with product MTKSRGHVVIVVVNLPVERDRRVIRECLALEEAGYRVTVICPRGANRLTRLPGSRSTDIRSFPQPLAGAGVLSFAFEFAWALCAVTTRLLGLMLRTRVDAVQACNPPDVFWVLALLLRLLGRPFVFDHHDLSPELYECKTDSPKPAVLTILKWFEKMSWRWATAVVSTNESYRDLAITRGGVDPDKVVVVRNGPAIAEVAYAEQAQPAGRHTIVYLGVINPQDHVDAAVLAAERLTGLRGNHDWKLVVAGDGDSLPELRELATTRHLDDVVEFRGWLEADEVDALLNTATIAIQPDPPTKMAELSTMAKTVEYVARGVPVVAVDLLETRRTAEGAALYVPTGAPDELAKALDTLLSDGAARAEMSKVARRRFVDVLAWDHQAKSYIRLWDRLLGQTRKGYKSGSPVGGGDRPGSQRDTNQTVG from the coding sequence ATGACCAAATCGCGGGGGCATGTGGTCATCGTCGTGGTCAACCTGCCGGTCGAGCGTGACCGCAGGGTGATCCGCGAGTGCCTGGCGCTGGAAGAAGCCGGCTACCGGGTCACGGTGATCTGCCCGCGAGGCGCCAACCGACTGACCCGCCTGCCGGGCAGCCGGTCGACCGACATCCGGTCGTTCCCCCAACCGCTCGCCGGCGCGGGGGTGCTGTCGTTCGCCTTCGAGTTCGCCTGGGCGCTCTGCGCCGTCACCACCCGCCTGCTCGGCCTGATGCTGCGCACCCGGGTCGACGCTGTGCAGGCCTGCAACCCACCAGACGTCTTCTGGGTGCTGGCGTTGCTGCTGCGCCTGCTCGGCCGCCCGTTCGTTTTCGACCACCACGACCTGAGCCCCGAGCTCTACGAGTGCAAGACAGACTCGCCCAAACCGGCCGTGCTGACGATCCTCAAGTGGTTCGAGAAGATGTCCTGGCGCTGGGCCACCGCCGTCGTGTCGACCAACGAGTCCTACCGTGACCTGGCGATCACCCGTGGTGGCGTCGACCCCGACAAGGTGGTCGTCGTCCGCAACGGTCCCGCCATCGCCGAGGTCGCCTACGCCGAGCAGGCCCAGCCGGCCGGCCGGCACACCATCGTCTACCTTGGGGTGATCAACCCGCAGGACCACGTCGACGCCGCCGTGCTCGCCGCCGAGCGGCTGACCGGGCTGCGCGGCAACCACGACTGGAAGCTGGTGGTCGCCGGCGACGGTGACAGCCTGCCCGAATTGCGCGAGCTGGCCACCACGCGGCACCTCGACGACGTGGTCGAGTTCCGCGGCTGGCTCGAGGCCGACGAGGTCGACGCGTTGCTCAACACCGCCACCATCGCGATCCAGCCCGACCCGCCGACCAAAATGGCCGAGCTGTCGACCATGGCGAAGACTGTCGAATATGTCGCCCGCGGCGTCCCGGTGGTCGCCGTCGACCTGCTGGAGACCCGCCGCACCGCCGAAGGCGCGGCGCTCTACGTGCCCACCGGTGCGCCCGACGAGCTCGCCAAGGCGCTCGACACCCTGCTGAGCGACGGCGCCGCCCGTGCCGAGATGAGCAAGGTGGCCCGCCGCCGCTTTGTCGACGTGCTGGCCTGGGATCACCAGGCCAAGTCATACATCCGACTCTGGGACCGGTTGCTGGGTCAGACGCGAAAAGGTTACAAATCAGGTTCACCGGTGGGGGGAGGCGACCGACCGGGGAGCCAGCGTGATACCAACCAGACGGTCGGTTGA
- a CDS encoding PQQ-dependent sugar dehydrogenase: MTRPLRPLRTMLATALVAGGLIALAGAQPAAATTLPSGFQEQIVFSGLAQPTNIEFAADGRVFVAEKGGRIKVYDNLADPTPTVFADLSTNVFNVWDRGLLGLALAPGFPANPYVYVLYSYDAPPGQTAPFWNDNCGDANNGQCIVQGRLSRLQAAGDVMTGSEQVLITDWCQQFPSHSIGDLKFGADGMLYVSGGDGASFSATDYGQLGTPRNPCADPPSAVGGAMNPPTAEGGALRSQDVRSTGDPTSLDGAVLRLDPATGAAAPGNPLAASPDANSRRIVAHGLRNPFRLTVRPGTNEVWAGDVGWNTWEEINRVTNPTAGVTNFGWPCYEGMGIMGSYDGANLNLCESLYSGGGHTQPYYTYNHSAAVVPGENCGNGGDATSGLAFYPASGGNYPAAYAGALFFADYSRNCIWAMKPTTAGGLPSTGAIEAFGQAAAGPVDLQIGPGNELYYVDLGGTVRRIRYFPGNQPPVAAFSATPVAGQPLRVTFDGSASSDADPADQGRLTYAWDFTNDGSTDATGPTAAFTYPAAGSYTAKLTVTDTLGATDTHLVAIQPGHTAPVAVIDTPAAATTWKVGDTIAFSGHATDADQGNLPAGGLSWRLRMHHCESVGNCHVHEVQQWNGVTSGSFIAPDHEYPSYLELELTATDADGLSNTASRQLDPKTVDLTFRSNPAGLQLNVGAFTGATPFTRTVIQGSTNSVSAPTPQSSGGAINTFANWSDGGANSHVITAPTAAATYTATFTATAGCADSYGYVCTTQTGQPFASADGAVLPLTGDDAVAPVSLPFPFRLYGQEYGNAWVSTNGFVSFATPGGAVPANGPLPSTGAPNAAVYPFWDDLVQRADSTVRTGVSGTAPNRKFTVEWRNSGYYGSNSGRIRFSAVFGEDGSITYHYADLSTADREEGNSATVGIEDGSGTVGLAYSVEQPVLRDGTTVTFSPPGGTPPPTSGTISGVVSANGNPLGGATLTLSPGGRTATSAGNGAYQFTAVAPGAYTVAGTAPGGFTGSAPVTVTAGGTHTVNLTLTGPPPGTGAYTKTTQARPYVSTDDGTVLPLTGDDAVAQVTLPFGFAFYGQQQTTAWVSTNGVLSFVNPGGATPDNTALPATGLPNAAIYPYWDDLVQRSGSAIRTKVVGSAPNRQFVIDWFNTGMYGSSSARISAQVVLAENGEISLNYADLATSARERGDSATVGIEDAAGLNAVQHSFNQGVLSNGTAIVFTPN, encoded by the coding sequence ATGACGCGCCCACTACGTCCGCTGCGGACGATGCTGGCCACGGCGTTGGTCGCCGGCGGGCTCATCGCGCTGGCGGGAGCGCAGCCGGCCGCGGCGACCACGCTGCCGAGCGGTTTCCAGGAACAGATCGTGTTCAGTGGGCTGGCGCAGCCGACGAACATCGAGTTCGCCGCCGACGGCCGGGTCTTCGTCGCCGAGAAGGGCGGCCGGATCAAGGTCTACGACAACCTCGCCGACCCGACCCCCACGGTGTTCGCCGACCTGTCGACCAACGTGTTCAACGTGTGGGACCGCGGCCTGCTCGGCCTGGCGCTGGCGCCCGGCTTCCCGGCCAACCCCTACGTCTACGTTCTCTACAGCTATGACGCGCCGCCCGGGCAGACCGCGCCGTTCTGGAACGACAACTGCGGCGACGCCAACAACGGCCAGTGCATCGTCCAGGGCCGGCTCTCCCGGCTCCAGGCCGCCGGCGACGTGATGACCGGCAGCGAGCAGGTGCTCATCACCGACTGGTGCCAGCAGTTCCCCAGCCACTCGATCGGCGATCTCAAGTTCGGCGCCGACGGCATGCTCTACGTGAGCGGCGGCGACGGCGCGAGCTTCAGCGCCACCGACTACGGCCAGTTGGGCACCCCGCGCAACCCGTGCGCCGACCCGCCGTCTGCGGTCGGCGGCGCGATGAACCCGCCCACCGCCGAGGGCGGCGCGCTGCGCTCGCAGGACGTGCGCTCGACCGGCGACCCGACCTCGCTCGACGGCGCGGTGCTGCGGCTCGACCCGGCCACCGGCGCCGCCGCGCCCGGCAACCCGCTCGCCGCCTCGCCCGACGCCAACTCGCGGCGGATCGTCGCGCACGGCCTGCGCAACCCGTTCCGGCTCACCGTGCGGCCCGGCACCAACGAGGTGTGGGCCGGCGACGTCGGCTGGAACACGTGGGAAGAGATCAACCGGGTGACCAACCCGACCGCGGGGGTCACCAACTTCGGCTGGCCCTGCTACGAGGGCATGGGCATCATGGGCTCCTACGACGGCGCCAACCTCAACCTCTGCGAGTCGCTCTACAGCGGCGGCGGGCACACCCAGCCCTACTACACCTACAACCACAGCGCCGCGGTCGTGCCGGGGGAAAACTGCGGCAACGGCGGCGACGCCACGAGTGGCCTGGCGTTCTACCCGGCCAGCGGGGGCAACTACCCGGCGGCCTACGCGGGAGCGCTGTTCTTCGCCGACTACTCCCGCAACTGCATCTGGGCGATGAAGCCGACCACCGCCGGCGGGCTGCCGTCGACCGGCGCCATCGAGGCGTTCGGGCAGGCCGCGGCCGGTCCCGTCGACCTTCAGATCGGCCCCGGCAACGAGCTCTACTACGTCGACCTCGGCGGCACCGTCCGGCGGATCCGCTACTTCCCGGGCAACCAGCCGCCGGTGGCCGCGTTCAGCGCCACGCCGGTCGCCGGGCAGCCACTGCGGGTCACCTTCGACGGCAGCGCCTCGAGCGACGCCGACCCGGCCGACCAGGGCCGGCTCACCTACGCCTGGGACTTCACCAACGACGGCTCGACCGACGCCACCGGGCCGACCGCCGCGTTCACCTACCCGGCCGCGGGCAGCTACACCGCGAAGCTGACGGTGACCGACACGCTCGGCGCCACCGACACCCACCTGGTGGCCATCCAGCCCGGCCACACCGCGCCGGTCGCGGTGATCGACACGCCAGCCGCGGCGACCACCTGGAAGGTCGGCGACACGATCGCCTTCAGCGGGCACGCCACCGACGCCGACCAGGGCAACCTGCCGGCCGGCGGGCTGTCCTGGCGGTTGCGGATGCACCACTGCGAGAGCGTCGGCAACTGCCACGTGCACGAGGTGCAGCAATGGAACGGCGTGACCAGCGGCTCGTTCATCGCGCCCGACCACGAGTATCCGTCCTATCTGGAGCTCGAGCTGACGGCGACCGACGCCGACGGGCTGAGCAACACGGCGTCGCGGCAGCTCGACCCGAAGACGGTCGACCTGACGTTCCGCAGCAACCCGGCCGGGCTACAGCTCAACGTCGGCGCGTTCACCGGTGCGACGCCGTTCACGCGTACCGTGATCCAGGGTTCCACCAACTCGGTCAGCGCGCCCACGCCGCAGAGTTCCGGCGGCGCGATCAACACGTTCGCCAACTGGTCCGACGGCGGCGCCAACAGCCACGTGATCACCGCGCCGACGGCGGCCGCGACCTACACGGCCACGTTCACCGCGACGGCCGGCTGCGCCGACAGCTACGGCTACGTCTGCACGACGCAGACCGGCCAGCCGTTCGCCTCGGCCGACGGCGCGGTGCTGCCGCTGACCGGCGACGACGCGGTCGCACCGGTGTCGCTGCCGTTCCCGTTCCGGCTCTACGGCCAGGAATACGGCAACGCCTGGGTTTCCACCAACGGGTTCGTCTCGTTCGCCACCCCCGGTGGCGCGGTGCCGGCCAACGGGCCGCTGCCCTCGACCGGCGCGCCCAACGCCGCGGTCTACCCGTTCTGGGACGACCTCGTGCAACGGGCCGACTCGACCGTGCGCACCGGGGTGAGCGGCACGGCGCCCAACCGCAAATTCACCGTCGAGTGGCGCAACAGCGGCTACTACGGGTCCAACTCCGGGCGGATCCGGTTCTCCGCGGTGTTCGGCGAAGACGGCTCGATCACCTACCACTACGCCGACCTGTCGACCGCTGACCGCGAAGAGGGCAACTCCGCCACCGTCGGCATCGAAGACGGTTCGGGCACCGTGGGCCTGGCCTACTCGGTCGAGCAGCCGGTGCTGCGCGACGGCACCACGGTGACGTTCTCGCCGCCCGGTGGCACGCCGCCGCCGACCTCCGGCACCATCTCCGGCGTGGTCAGCGCCAACGGCAACCCGCTCGGCGGCGCGACCCTGACGCTGTCGCCCGGCGGTCGCACGGCGACCTCGGCCGGCAACGGCGCCTACCAGTTCACCGCGGTCGCGCCGGGCGCCTACACGGTGGCGGGCACCGCGCCCGGCGGGTTCACCGGCTCCGCGCCGGTGACGGTGACCGCGGGTGGCACGCACACGGTCAACCTCACGCTGACCGGGCCGCCGCCGGGCACCGGCGCCTACACCAAGACGACGCAGGCGCGACCATACGTGTCGACCGACGACGGCACGGTGCTGCCGCTCACCGGTGACGACGCGGTCGCCCAGGTCACGCTGCCGTTCGGGTTCGCGTTCTACGGCCAGCAGCAGACCACGGCGTGGGTGTCGACCAACGGCGTGCTGTCCTTTGTGAACCCCGGCGGCGCGACGCCCGACAACACGGCACTGCCGGCGACCGGGCTGCCGAACGCGGCCATCTACCCATACTGGGACGACCTGGTGCAGCGCTCCGGCAGCGCGATCCGCACCAAGGTGGTCGGCTCCGCGCCCAACCGGCAGTTCGTCATCGACTGGTTCAACACCGGGATGTACGGTTCGTCGTCGGCGCGGATCTCCGCTCAGGTGGTGCTCGCCGAGAACGGCGAGATCTCCCTGAACTACGCCGACCTCGCGACATCGGCCCGGGAACGGGGCGACTCCGCGACGGTCGGCATCGAAGACGCCGCCGGCCTCAATGCCGTGCAGCACTCCTTCAACCAGGGTGTGCTGAGCAACGGCACGGCGATCGTCTTCACACCTAACTAG